In one window of Alphaproteobacteria bacterium DNA:
- a CDS encoding methyltransferase domain-containing protein — protein MTSGNLLADRRLDFARDLAARGDVDAAVDLARQALELAPDWVGAWFLLGEWCDRAGRRDEAVAAYGRCLALDPADRAGAVVRLALLGAVAAPPVLPPAYVAGVFDDCAEAFDRTLVERLEYAVPGELHDLVAAVAGAGAAYARVLDLGCGTGLAGERFRLAAAWLEGVDLSEGMLAVARRKSLYDTLVAGDLLAFLGATAARYDLILAADVLIYLGDLAAAARAVAAALVPGGRFAFSVESMAGDGFCLTAGHRFAYGEGYLRRVLEAAGLAVEAIRPTTCRLEGGRPVAGLLAVSRRPAAPADGLVPTPPAAGDDAEMPSAPNPPLH, from the coding sequence ATGACATCCGGCAACCTGCTTGCCGACCGGCGGCTGGATTTCGCGCGCGACCTGGCCGCGCGCGGCGACGTCGACGCGGCCGTCGACCTCGCCCGCCAGGCGCTGGAGCTGGCCCCGGACTGGGTCGGCGCCTGGTTCCTGCTCGGCGAATGGTGCGACCGTGCCGGCCGCCGCGACGAGGCGGTGGCCGCCTACGGCCGCTGCCTGGCGCTGGATCCGGCCGACCGAGCCGGCGCCGTCGTGCGGCTGGCGCTGCTCGGCGCGGTGGCGGCGCCGCCGGTGCTGCCGCCGGCCTATGTCGCCGGGGTGTTCGACGACTGCGCCGAGGCGTTCGACCGGACGCTGGTCGAGCGGCTCGAATATGCGGTGCCGGGCGAGCTGCACGACCTGGTCGCCGCCGTCGCGGGCGCCGGTGCCGCCTATGCGCGCGTGCTCGACCTCGGCTGCGGCACCGGGCTCGCCGGCGAGCGCTTCCGGCTTGCCGCCGCCTGGCTGGAGGGCGTCGACCTGTCGGAGGGCATGCTCGCGGTCGCCCGCCGCAAGTCGCTCTACGACACGCTCGTCGCCGGCGACCTGCTCGCCTTCCTCGGCGCGACGGCGGCCCGCTACGACCTGATCCTCGCCGCCGACGTGCTGATCTACCTCGGCGATCTCGCTGCCGCGGCCCGCGCGGTGGCGGCGGCGCTGGTGCCGGGCGGGCGTTTCGCCTTCTCGGTCGAATCGATGGCGGGCGACGGCTTCTGCCTGACCGCCGGCCATCGCTTCGCCTATGGCGAGGGCTATCTGCGCCGGGTGCTGGAGGCCGCAGGGCTGGCGGTCGAGGCGATCCGGCCGACGACCTGCCGGCTCGAGGGCGGCCGTCCCGTCGCCGGGCTGCTGGCGGTGTCGCGCCGTCCCGCCGCACCGGCCGACGGGCTCGTCCCGACGCCGCCAGCCGCCGGCGACGACGCCGAAATGCCGTCCGCGCCGAATCCGCCCTTGCACTGA
- a CDS encoding SRPBCC family protein has protein sequence MAKVYVSDVIDQPIEKVWAVARDFNGHHAWHPLIADSHVEDGQPADRVGCVRNFHLANGAHLREMLLSFSDLDHCFTYNILESPLPLANYVATFRCTPVTEGDRTFVEWSAEFDAAPDDVPALKQQVGRNTFADGILALAKAVVAAG, from the coding sequence ATGGCGAAAGTCTACGTCAGCGACGTGATCGACCAGCCGATCGAGAAGGTCTGGGCGGTCGCCCGCGATTTCAACGGCCACCACGCCTGGCATCCCCTGATCGCCGACAGCCACGTCGAGGACGGCCAGCCCGCCGACCGGGTCGGCTGCGTGCGCAACTTCCACCTGGCCAACGGCGCGCACCTGCGCGAGATGCTGCTGTCGTTCAGCGACCTCGACCACTGCTTCACCTACAACATCCTGGAATCGCCGCTGCCGCTGGCGAATTACGTCGCCACCTTCCGCTGCACGCCGGTAACCGAGGGCGACCGTACCTTCGTCGAGTGGTCGGCCGAATTCGACGCCGCTCCCGACGACGTGCCGGCGCTGAAGCAGCAGGTCGGCCGCAACACCTTCGCGGACGGCATCCTGGCGCTGGCCAAGGCGGTGGTCGCGGCGGGCTGA